The following proteins come from a genomic window of Nothobranchius furzeri strain GRZ-AD chromosome 1, NfurGRZ-RIMD1, whole genome shotgun sequence:
- the ldhba gene encoding L-lactate dehydrogenase B-A chain, producing the protein MSSVLQKLITPQASSSSDPPRNKVTVVGVGQVGMACAVSILLRDLCDELALVDVMEDRLKGEMMDLQHGSLFLKTSKIVADKDYSVTANSRLVVVTAGVRQQEGESRLNLVQRNVNVFKSIVPQIVKYSPDCTIIVVSNPVDVLTYVTWKLSGLPKHRVIGSGTNLDSARFRYMMAERLGIHASSFNGWVLGEHGDTSVPVWSGANVAGVNLQTLNPDIGTDADKEQWKATHKAVVDSAYEVIRLKGYTNWAIGLSVADLTESIVKNLSRVHPVSTMVKDKYGINEEVFLSLPCVLNSSGVCSVINMTLTDAEVGQLKKSADTLWGIQKDLKDL; encoded by the exons ATGTCTTCAGTACTGCAGAAACTGATCACCCCCCAGGCCAGCTCCAGCTCTGACCCCCCCAGAAACAAGGTGACGGTGGTGGGAGTGGGCCAGGTGGGCATGGCCTGCGCTGTCAGCATTCTGTTGCGG GACCTGTGTGACGAGCTGGCTTTGGTGGATGTGATGGAGGATCGTCTCAAAGGAGAGATGATGGACTTGCAGCACGGCAGCCTCTTCCTGAAGACGTCCAAGATCGTTGCTGATAAAG ATTATTCTGTCACCGCCAACTCCCGCCTTGTCGTGGTGACAGCTGGCGTTCGCCAGCAGGAGGGTGAGAGCCGCCTCAACCTGGTGCAGAGGAACGTCAACGTCTTCAAGTCCATCGTCCCACAGATCGTTAAGTACAGCCCCGACTGCACCATCATCGTGGTGTCTAACCCTG TTGATGTGCTGACCTACGTTACCTGGAAGCTGAGCGGTCTGCCCAAACACCGCGTCATCGGCAGTGGTACCAACCTGGACTCTGCTCGGTTCCGTTACATGATGGCTGAGCGTCTCGGCATCCATGCTAGCTCCTTCAACGGCTGGGTGTTGGGCGAGCATGGAGACACCAGCG TGCCCGTGTGGAGCGGCGCTAACGTAGCAGGAGTCAACCTGCAAACGCTGAATCCAGATATTGGCACCGATGCTGACAAGGAGCAGTGGAAGGCCACTCACAAGGCTGTGGTGGACAG TGCCTATGAGGTCATCAGACTGAAGGGTTACACCAACTGGGCTATTGGGCTGAGCGTGGCCGACCTGACAGAGAGCATCGTGAAGAACCTGAGCCGTGTCCACCCCGTCTCCACCATGGTTAAG GACAAGTATGGCATCAATGAAGAGGTCTTCCTGTCTCTGCCATGCGTCCTGAACAGCAGCGGCGTCTGCAGCGTGATCAACATGACCCTGACGGATGCTGAAGTGGGTCAGCTGAAGAAAAGTGCTGACACCCTGTGGGGTATCCAGAAGGACCTGAAGGATCTGTGA